One segment of Panicum virgatum strain AP13 chromosome 1K, P.virgatum_v5, whole genome shotgun sequence DNA contains the following:
- the LOC120648762 gene encoding uncharacterized protein LOC120648762, whose protein sequence is MARTGTTSEQVPAIIDIDRKVLFDAVSKKLALIIDDREILEIRPNDYSCKIQVSGIPCNDGRDRTTKTFYGDFAPMPSQAVENAYNEVLKYLTSENIIAIMDFNYPALLHTKKDLDETVARLMMADFIETEYDMSLSHVKSGYNIILSKLDDISMKLSDVLPITISHQPDEDNEQVPINVQYTGPANPNEPCAVLAKFLVDLRKTTISFM, encoded by the exons ATGGCAAGAACAGGAACTACTTCAGAACAG GTACCAGCCATCATCGATATTGATAGGAAAGTTCTCTTTGATGCCGTATCCAAGAAGCTAGCCTTGATCATCGATGACAGAGAAATATTAGAGATCAGACCTAATGATTATTCATGCAAAATTCAAGTATCTGGTATACCATGCAATGATGGCCGTGACAGAACTACAAAGACTTTCTATGGTGATTTTGCTCCAATGCCAAGCCAAGCAGTAGAGAATGCATATAATGAAGTTTTGAAATACCTTACCTCTGAGAATATTATTGCTATCATGGACTTCAATTACCCTGCTCTATTGCACACAAAGAAGGACTTGGATGAGACAGTTGCGCGCTTAATGATGGCTGATTTTATTGAGACGGAATATGATATGTCACTAAGCCACGTTAAGAGCGGCTACAATATTATTCTCTCTAAACTGGATGATATATCCATGAAGCTCTCTGATGTTCTCCCAATAACTATATCCCATCAGCCAGATGAAGACAACGAACAAGTACCTATTAATGTGCAGTACACAGGTCCAGCTAATCCAAATGAACCATGTGCAGTCCTAGCAAAATTCCTAGTAGATCTGAGGAAAACTACTATTAGCTTTATGTAA